A stretch of the Bacillus sp. B-jedd genome encodes the following:
- a CDS encoding amidohydrolase family protein, giving the protein MMDILFKQVRLKDGEALKDVAIKGGKIEAIENELNVEAARVIEGNGKVLIPGLVESHIHLDKALIADRLPNKSGTLQEALSVTAQLKPTFSKEDIVDRAERTLKMLIKNGTTHIRTHSEFDPSQGFTGFETVMELKEKYKGIVDIQVVAFPQEGIYKAPGTEEMMYKAMDMGADVVGGIPYNDTPWDKHIDLVFEIAKKYDKPIDFHQDFKDGPEGMNIEYVCEKTIKEGYQGRVSVGHLTALGALPKDRLQPIIEKMAEAQISVMSLPATDLHLGGRHDEYNVRRALTPIRALRDGGVNMCIATNNIRNAFTPYGTGDVMLTAMLAIPAGHLGGADDLPTVLPMITTNPAKAMQVSGYGIEVGNNADVVLLDTESVTNAVIDMPAKLFVVKSGKVTVETKKSIELFF; this is encoded by the coding sequence ATGATGGACATTTTATTCAAGCAAGTTAGGCTTAAAGATGGCGAAGCGTTGAAAGACGTAGCCATTAAGGGCGGCAAAATCGAAGCTATCGAAAATGAACTGAATGTTGAAGCTGCACGGGTAATCGAAGGCAACGGAAAAGTATTAATCCCGGGCCTCGTTGAAAGCCATATCCACCTTGATAAAGCGCTGATCGCCGACAGGCTTCCAAACAAATCAGGTACTTTGCAAGAAGCACTTTCAGTAACTGCCCAGCTAAAGCCGACTTTCTCAAAAGAAGATATCGTTGATAGAGCTGAGCGTACACTTAAGATGCTGATCAAGAATGGTACGACACATATCCGTACGCATTCTGAATTCGATCCGTCCCAGGGCTTTACCGGCTTTGAAACAGTCATGGAGCTGAAAGAAAAGTACAAGGGCATCGTTGACATCCAGGTTGTTGCATTCCCGCAAGAAGGAATCTACAAAGCGCCTGGCACTGAGGAAATGATGTACAAAGCAATGGACATGGGCGCTGACGTAGTCGGCGGCATCCCTTACAACGATACTCCATGGGATAAGCATATTGACCTCGTGTTTGAAATCGCGAAGAAATATGACAAGCCAATCGACTTCCACCAGGACTTCAAAGACGGCCCTGAAGGAATGAACATCGAGTATGTTTGCGAAAAAACAATCAAAGAAGGCTATCAAGGACGCGTTTCCGTTGGCCACTTGACAGCACTTGGCGCACTTCCGAAAGACCGCCTGCAGCCAATCATTGAAAAAATGGCTGAAGCGCAAATCAGCGTCATGAGCTTGCCTGCAACCGACCTTCACTTGGGCGGAAGGCATGACGAATACAATGTGCGTCGCGCATTGACTCCAATCCGCGCACTTCGTGACGGCGGCGTCAACATGTGTATCGCAACAAACAACATCCGCAACGCCTTCACACCATACGGAACAGGCGACGTGATGCTGACTGCAATGCTCGCAATCCCAGCTGGCCACCTTGGCGGCGCGGATGACCTGCCAACAGTATTGCCGATGATCACAACTAACCCTGCAAAAGCTATGCAGGTTTCCGGATACGGAATCGAAGTAGGCAACAACGCTGACGTTGTCCTTCTTGACACCGAATCTGTAACGAACGCGGTTATCGACATGCCTGCTAAGCTTTTCGTCGTGAAGAGCGGTAAGGTCACTGTTGAAACAAAAAAATCAATTGAGCTTTTCTTTTAA